The Cellulomonas wangleii genome includes a region encoding these proteins:
- a CDS encoding alpha-ketoacid dehydrogenase subunit beta, which produces MTVTGERTAPTTDLPPAPAAAPFPTGTQRLPMAKALNLGLRRALANDPRALLMGEDIGRLGGVFRVTDGLFAEFGEDRVVDTPLAESGIVGTAIGLALRGYRPVCEIQFDGFVFPAFDQITTQLAKMHYRSQGRLRLPVVIRIPYGGGIGAIEHHSESPEALFAHTPGLRVVSPATAADAFTMIQQAVASPDPVIFFEPKGRYWEKGDVDLDAPLPAPHGSPADLDHARVVRPGTDVTVVAYGPTVATALKAAEAAAADGTSVEVVDLRTISPLDTATIAASVRRTGRCVVVHEAPVLYGSGAEVAARITEECFYHLQAPVLRVGGFHTPYPVSKIEHDYLPGLDRLLDAVDRTLAF; this is translated from the coding sequence ATGACCGTGACGGGCGAGCGCACCGCACCGACGACCGACCTGCCGCCGGCACCCGCCGCGGCGCCGTTCCCGACCGGCACGCAGCGCCTGCCGATGGCCAAGGCGCTCAACCTCGGCCTGCGGCGCGCGCTGGCGAACGACCCGCGCGCGCTGCTCATGGGGGAGGACATCGGCCGGCTCGGCGGGGTCTTCCGCGTCACCGACGGGCTGTTCGCGGAGTTCGGCGAGGACCGCGTCGTGGACACGCCGCTGGCGGAGTCCGGCATCGTCGGCACCGCGATCGGCCTGGCGCTGCGCGGGTACCGGCCGGTGTGCGAGATCCAGTTCGACGGGTTCGTCTTCCCGGCGTTCGACCAGATCACGACGCAGCTGGCCAAGATGCACTACCGCTCGCAGGGACGTCTGAGGCTGCCCGTCGTCATCCGCATCCCCTACGGCGGCGGCATCGGCGCCATCGAGCACCACAGCGAGTCGCCCGAGGCGCTGTTCGCGCACACGCCCGGCCTGCGCGTCGTGTCGCCGGCGACGGCCGCCGACGCGTTCACGATGATCCAGCAGGCCGTCGCGTCGCCCGACCCCGTGATCTTCTTCGAGCCCAAGGGCCGGTACTGGGAGAAGGGCGACGTCGACCTCGACGCGCCGCTGCCGGCACCGCACGGCAGCCCGGCCGACCTCGACCACGCGCGCGTGGTGCGCCCGGGCACGGACGTCACGGTCGTCGCCTACGGGCCGACCGTGGCCACCGCGCTGAAGGCCGCCGAGGCCGCCGCGGCCGACGGCACGAGCGTCGAGGTCGTCGACCTGCGGACCATCTCCCCGCTGGACACCGCCACGATCGCCGCGTCGGTGCGCCGCACGGGCCGCTGCGTCGTCGTGCACGAGGCGCCCGTGCTCTACGGGTCCGGCGCCGAGGTCGCGGCCCGCATCACCGAGGAGTGCTTCTACCACCTGCAGGCCCCCGTGCTGCGCGTCGGCGGGTTCCACACCCCGTACCCGGTCTCCAAGATCGAGCACGACTACCTGCCCGGGCTCGACCGGCTGCTCGACGCCGTCGACCGCACCCTCGCGTTCTGA
- the pdhA gene encoding pyruvate dehydrogenase (acetyl-transferring) E1 component subunit alpha, with product MSTTVPAAEGPLTDEGLVQLLTPTGERVHHPEYDGWAADLDADRLRAMYRDMVLTRRFDTEATSLQRQGELGLWAQSLGQEAAQVGSGHALAPQDHVFPSYREHGVAHVRGLEMTDLLRLFRGVDHGGWDPAAHGFHLFTLVIGSHTLHATGYAMGVQRDGLVGTGDPTRDTAVVTYFGDGATAQGDVSEALVFASVNQAPVVLFCQNNQFAISEPTTRQARVPLADRAPGFGIPSVRVDGNDVLASYAVTRQALERARSGGGPTFVEAFTYRMGAHTTSDDPTRYRTSEQEEHWRRRDPIERLRVHLDRTGELPEVFQAQLAAESDAFGEHIRTTVRAMGHPSSHSMFEHVYATPHAVVDAERAWFTQYEQSFVDHDGRETAGGHR from the coding sequence GTGAGCACGACCGTTCCCGCGGCCGAGGGCCCTCTCACCGACGAGGGCCTCGTCCAGCTGCTCACCCCGACCGGCGAGCGCGTGCACCACCCCGAGTACGACGGGTGGGCCGCCGACCTCGACGCCGACCGCCTGCGTGCGATGTACCGCGACATGGTGCTCACCCGGCGGTTCGACACCGAGGCGACGTCCCTGCAGCGGCAGGGGGAGCTGGGCCTGTGGGCGCAGTCGCTCGGCCAGGAGGCGGCCCAGGTCGGCTCGGGCCACGCGCTCGCGCCGCAGGACCACGTGTTCCCGTCGTACCGCGAGCACGGCGTCGCGCACGTCCGCGGCCTGGAGATGACCGACCTGCTGCGGCTGTTCCGCGGCGTCGACCACGGCGGGTGGGACCCGGCAGCGCACGGATTCCACCTGTTCACCCTGGTCATCGGCTCGCACACGCTGCACGCGACCGGGTACGCGATGGGCGTGCAGCGCGACGGCCTCGTCGGCACGGGCGACCCGACGCGCGACACCGCCGTCGTCACCTACTTCGGCGACGGTGCCACCGCGCAGGGCGACGTCAGCGAGGCCCTCGTCTTCGCGTCGGTCAACCAGGCGCCGGTCGTCCTGTTCTGCCAGAACAACCAGTTCGCGATCTCGGAGCCGACGACGCGCCAGGCGCGCGTACCTCTCGCCGACCGCGCACCGGGCTTCGGCATCCCGTCCGTGCGCGTCGACGGCAACGACGTGCTCGCGTCGTACGCCGTGACCCGCCAGGCGCTCGAGCGCGCCCGCAGCGGCGGCGGGCCGACGTTCGTCGAGGCCTTCACGTACCGCATGGGCGCCCACACCACGTCGGACGACCCGACCCGCTACCGCACGTCGGAGCAGGAGGAGCACTGGCGCCGCCGCGACCCGATCGAGCGGCTGCGGGTGCACCTGGACCGCACCGGCGAGCTGCCGGAGGTCTTCCAGGCGCAGCTCGCGGCGGAGTCCGACGCGTTCGGCGAGCACATCCGCACCACCGTCCGCGCGATGGGCCACCCGTCGTCGCACAGCATGTTCGAGCACGTCTACGCCACGCCGCACGCCGTCGTCGACGCCGAGCGGGCGTGGTTCACGCAGTACGAGCAGTCGTTCGTGGACCACGACGGCCGCGAGACGGCAGGGGGACACCGATGA
- a CDS encoding DUF2243 domain-containing protein produces MAPDLAAPAARRRSAAAAALVGAGVMAAVDEIVFHQVLAWHHFYDRGTPDLALLSDGLLHAAELLALVAGFFLLGDLRRRGALVVQAAWAGFLLGAGGFQLFDALVDHKLLRVHQIRYGVDLLPYDVAWTASAVVLLLAGAAVWVSARRAAPDGASRTGSSDGTTGGRTPGPDA; encoded by the coding sequence GTGGCCCCAGACCTCGCCGCCCCTGCGGCGCGCCGCCGCTCGGCCGCCGCCGCGGCGCTCGTCGGCGCCGGCGTCATGGCGGCGGTCGACGAGATCGTGTTCCACCAGGTGCTCGCCTGGCACCACTTCTACGACCGCGGCACCCCGGACCTGGCGCTGCTGTCCGACGGGCTGCTGCACGCCGCCGAGCTCCTCGCGCTGGTCGCCGGGTTCTTCCTGCTCGGTGACCTGCGACGACGCGGTGCGCTGGTCGTGCAGGCGGCGTGGGCCGGCTTCCTGCTCGGCGCCGGCGGGTTCCAGCTGTTCGACGCGCTCGTCGACCACAAGCTGCTGCGGGTGCACCAGATCCGGTACGGCGTCGACCTGCTCCCGTACGACGTGGCGTGGACCGCGAGCGCCGTCGTCCTGCTGCTGGCAGGCGCCGCGGTGTGGGTGTCCGCCCGGCGCGCGGCACCGGACGGCGCGTCCCGGACCGGGTCCTCCGACGGCACGACGGGAGGCAGGACACCGGGGCCGGACGCATGA
- a CDS encoding cytochrome c oxidase assembly protein, with amino-acid sequence MTPGALGASPPGTAVLAHAGHGTAAAAWGPDAVAAALLAAALVAGYVLAARRHGRRVLRPWPVHRTVAWVTGCALVAVALSPVLAVVPGDASRHMVQHLLLGMLAPLALVLAAPLTLLLRVTTPGVRRVVGGVLAARPVHVLSHPVTAAVLHVGGVAALYLTPLYALTTRSAAAHVAVHVHFLAAGYLFAWALAGPDPAPRRPGTATRLVVLVLAGGAHAALAKLLYAHADRLPPGAVHAPGDVEAAAQWMYYGGDVAEVLLAVAVLAAWYRAGARRGSGTGQRVTGERVTGERVTARSAPATATARSPGAPATG; translated from the coding sequence ATGACACCGGGCGCGCTCGGCGCGTCGCCGCCGGGGACCGCCGTGCTCGCGCACGCGGGGCACGGCACCGCCGCGGCCGCCTGGGGACCGGACGCCGTGGCCGCCGCCCTGCTCGCCGCCGCCCTCGTCGCCGGGTACGTGCTGGCCGCCCGGCGGCACGGCCGCCGCGTGCTGCGACCGTGGCCGGTGCACCGCACGGTCGCCTGGGTGACCGGGTGCGCGCTGGTGGCGGTGGCGCTGTCCCCCGTGCTCGCGGTCGTGCCCGGGGACGCGAGCCGGCACATGGTGCAGCACCTGCTGCTCGGCATGCTCGCTCCCCTGGCGCTCGTGCTGGCGGCGCCCCTGACGCTGCTGCTGCGCGTGACGACGCCCGGGGTGCGACGCGTCGTGGGGGGCGTGCTCGCGGCGCGGCCGGTGCACGTCCTGTCGCACCCGGTGACGGCGGCCGTGCTGCACGTCGGCGGCGTCGCCGCGCTGTACCTGACGCCCCTGTACGCCCTGACCACCCGGTCCGCCGCGGCCCACGTCGCCGTGCACGTGCACTTCCTCGCCGCGGGGTACCTGTTCGCGTGGGCGCTCGCGGGGCCGGACCCGGCACCGCGCCGCCCCGGGACCGCGACGCGGCTCGTGGTCCTGGTGCTCGCCGGGGGCGCGCACGCCGCGCTCGCCAAGCTGCTGTACGCGCACGCGGACCGGCTGCCGCCCGGGGCCGTGCACGCGCCGGGCGACGTCGAGGCCGCGGCGCAGTGGATGTACTACGGCGGGGACGTCGCCGAGGTGCTGCTGGCGGTGGCCGTGCTGGCCGCCTGGTACCGCGCCGGTGCGCGACGGGGGTCGGGCACGGGTCAGCGGGTCACGGGTGAGCGGGTCACGGGTGAGCGGGTCACGGCTCGTAGCGCGCCAGCGACCGCAACCGCTCGTTCTCCCGGAGCACCGGCCACCGGCTGA
- a CDS encoding DUF805 domain-containing protein has product MDMVLTGVPTAIDTSDVTETATETATEWTDWLAGGVGLAVLIAVYVVMLVAYVRIIQKAGYSGWWVLVGLVPVLNVVMFLVFAFSRWPVLRENERLRSLARYEP; this is encoded by the coding sequence ATGGACATGGTGCTGACCGGGGTACCGACGGCCATCGACACATCGGACGTCACCGAGACCGCGACCGAGACCGCGACCGAGTGGACCGACTGGCTCGCGGGCGGTGTCGGGCTGGCCGTCCTCATCGCCGTGTACGTGGTGATGCTGGTCGCCTACGTGCGGATCATCCAGAAGGCCGGGTACTCCGGCTGGTGGGTGCTGGTGGGTCTGGTCCCCGTGCTCAACGTCGTGATGTTCCTGGTGTTCGCCTTCAGCCGGTGGCCGGTGCTCCGGGAGAACGAGCGGTTGCGGTCGCTGGCGCGCTACGAGCCGTGA
- the hisC gene encoding histidinol-phosphate transaminase gives MLTDVSRVPLRRALADLPAYVPGARAAVGAAAYKLSSNENPYPPLPSVVAAIADAAVDVNRYPDMYATELTEGIAHRLAVVPESVVAGTGSVAVLGHVLTAVCEAGDQVVLPWRSFEAYPIAVTLAHAEQVRVPVLADGRLDLPAMAAAVTDRTRVVLVCTPNNPTGPAVRDAELRDFLAAVPRDVLVVLDEAYVEFVRDPQAPDALALFAEHPNVVLLRTFSKAYGLAGLRVGYAVARPRLAAAIRTASTPFGVSHVAQLAAIASLRAEQELLVRVEAVVAERTRMLEGLRAQGWAVPDSQANFVWLALGDRAVTFAERCARAGVLVRPFAGDGVRVSVGEREATDIFLEVAQAHAPR, from the coding sequence ATGCTGACCGACGTGAGCCGCGTCCCCCTCCGCCGTGCCCTCGCCGACCTGCCCGCGTACGTGCCGGGTGCCCGTGCCGCGGTCGGCGCCGCCGCGTACAAGCTGTCGTCCAACGAGAACCCGTACCCGCCGCTGCCGTCCGTGGTCGCCGCCATCGCGGACGCCGCCGTCGACGTCAACCGGTACCCGGACATGTACGCCACGGAGCTGACCGAGGGGATCGCCCACCGCCTCGCGGTGGTGCCGGAGTCCGTCGTCGCCGGGACGGGGTCGGTGGCCGTGCTGGGTCACGTCCTCACCGCGGTGTGCGAGGCGGGCGACCAGGTCGTGCTGCCGTGGCGGTCGTTCGAGGCGTACCCGATCGCGGTGACGCTCGCGCACGCGGAGCAGGTGCGCGTCCCCGTGCTCGCCGACGGGCGTCTCGACCTGCCGGCGATGGCGGCCGCGGTCACCGACCGCACCCGCGTCGTGCTGGTCTGCACGCCCAACAACCCCACCGGCCCCGCCGTGCGCGACGCCGAGCTGCGGGACTTCCTCGCCGCCGTCCCGCGCGACGTCCTCGTCGTGCTCGACGAGGCGTACGTCGAGTTCGTGCGGGACCCGCAGGCACCCGACGCGCTCGCCCTGTTCGCCGAGCACCCCAACGTCGTGCTGCTGCGCACGTTCTCCAAGGCGTACGGGCTGGCGGGGCTGCGCGTCGGGTACGCCGTGGCGCGCCCCCGGCTGGCCGCGGCGATCCGGACGGCGTCGACGCCCTTCGGGGTCTCGCACGTCGCCCAGCTCGCCGCGATCGCGTCGCTGCGTGCGGAGCAGGAGCTCCTCGTGCGGGTCGAGGCGGTCGTCGCCGAGCGCACCCGGATGCTCGAGGGTCTGCGTGCGCAGGGCTGGGCGGTGCCCGACAGCCAGGCCAACTTCGTCTGGCTCGCGCTGGGCGACCGGGCCGTCACCTTCGCGGAGCGCTGTGCGCGCGCCGGCGTGCTGGTCCGGCCGTTCGCCGGTGACGGGGTCCGGGTGAGCGTGGGGGAGCGCGAGGCGACCGACATCTTCCTCGAGGTGGCGCAGGCGCACGCACCGCGCTGA
- a CDS encoding phage holin family protein, translating to MGFVVRVLINGVAIWLATLILPGLVIVGGETTTQTVGIILAVALVFGIVNAIVKPVVALLSLPLYILTLGLFTLVVNALMLLLTEWITEQTSWGLRINDFGTAVLGALIISIVSFVLSSMTSSDRD from the coding sequence ATGGGATTCGTCGTCCGCGTGCTCATCAACGGGGTGGCCATCTGGTTGGCCACCCTGATCCTGCCCGGCCTGGTGATCGTCGGTGGCGAGACGACGACCCAGACCGTCGGGATCATCCTGGCCGTGGCGCTCGTCTTCGGGATCGTCAACGCGATCGTCAAGCCGGTCGTCGCACTCCTGTCGTTGCCGCTGTACATCCTCACGCTGGGCCTGTTCACCCTCGTCGTGAACGCCCTCATGCTGCTGCTCACCGAGTGGATCACCGAGCAGACGTCGTGGGGGCTGCGGATCAACGACTTCGGCACCGCCGTGCTCGGTGCGCTGATCATCTCCATCGTCAGCTTCGTCCTGTCGTCGATGACGTCGTCGGACCGGGACTGA
- a CDS encoding serine/threonine-protein kinase — protein sequence MGVRDGLSLTLDGRGHVLVDPGELQEAAARLRGAAERLDTADIRLGSAAWRAGDLAALLPQAHALGDALATLRRAVHGPAGLADDVRDLATRTADAAAVYDLAETAAQARWAGVVGALGLAVGIGPFGPAALLTAAAGVAVGDLLLAEARDLALAPGGRTSPGDALAELTDLVDVPRRIVTDGRAALVLQLLAAALGSVAGASAPQLDPVRRFSALVAGLLPARDVRLVSRTDPPRLPAPRGVEGLVALAARTYDEGTATGEPGTPLATVTLQRLDHADGSRSWVVAVPGTRAAGLTGDVPTDNGTNLALEGGVPDVMTRAVLAAMAGAGIGPDEPVALVGHSQGGMVATNVAAATAGAYAVRLVVTAGSPDVPAVPPPGVATVTLRHREDAVSLLDGRVGERGGPGTLSVVRDLAATGGPVRPSFSEAHAVAGYVRTGALVDQALADAPVGDPVRRALAEVLGDTPAGATTSQVTVTTGSPVVPATPGGLPVPPVMRAAPPTPPDGTFGEPAAWPPPAPGLLTRDALGAGAGGAVSPGPTTSSTTGRS from the coding sequence GTGGGGGTGAGGGACGGGCTGTCGCTCACGCTCGACGGGCGCGGGCACGTCCTGGTCGACCCGGGCGAGCTGCAGGAGGCCGCCGCCCGGCTGCGCGGCGCGGCGGAACGGCTGGACACGGCCGACATCCGTCTCGGGTCCGCCGCGTGGCGGGCGGGGGACCTGGCCGCGCTGCTCCCGCAGGCGCACGCGCTCGGTGACGCGCTGGCGACGCTGCGACGCGCGGTGCACGGGCCGGCCGGCCTGGCGGACGACGTGCGGGACCTGGCGACGCGGACCGCCGACGCGGCGGCCGTGTACGACCTGGCCGAGACGGCCGCGCAGGCGCGGTGGGCCGGGGTCGTCGGTGCCCTGGGGCTCGCGGTCGGCATCGGACCGTTCGGGCCGGCGGCGCTGCTGACGGCCGCCGCGGGGGTCGCGGTCGGTGACCTGCTGCTCGCCGAGGCGCGCGACCTCGCCCTCGCCCCGGGCGGCCGGACGTCCCCGGGCGACGCGCTCGCGGAGCTCACCGACCTCGTGGACGTCCCCCGGCGGATCGTCACGGACGGCCGCGCCGCGCTCGTCCTGCAGCTCCTGGCCGCCGCGCTCGGGTCCGTCGCCGGGGCGTCGGCACCGCAGCTCGACCCGGTGCGGCGGTTCTCGGCCCTGGTGGCGGGGCTCCTGCCGGCGCGGGACGTGCGGCTGGTGTCCCGGACGGACCCGCCGCGGCTGCCGGCCCCGCGCGGCGTCGAGGGGCTCGTGGCCCTCGCGGCACGCACGTACGACGAGGGGACCGCGACCGGGGAGCCCGGCACACCCCTGGCGACGGTCACCCTGCAGCGCCTCGACCACGCGGACGGCAGCCGGTCCTGGGTCGTCGCCGTGCCCGGCACGCGGGCCGCGGGGCTCACGGGTGACGTGCCGACCGACAACGGCACCAACCTGGCCCTCGAGGGCGGGGTGCCGGACGTCATGACGCGCGCGGTGCTCGCGGCGATGGCAGGTGCGGGCATCGGCCCCGACGAGCCCGTCGCCCTGGTGGGTCACAGCCAGGGCGGCATGGTCGCCACCAACGTCGCCGCCGCCACGGCCGGCGCGTACGCGGTGCGGCTGGTCGTGACCGCCGGGTCGCCCGACGTGCCCGCCGTCCCGCCGCCGGGTGTGGCCACCGTGACGCTGCGGCACCGCGAGGACGCGGTCTCGCTGCTGGACGGGCGCGTGGGGGAGCGCGGCGGGCCCGGGACGCTGTCCGTGGTGCGGGACCTGGCGGCCACGGGCGGGCCGGTGCGGCCGTCGTTCAGCGAGGCGCACGCCGTGGCCGGCTACGTGCGCACGGGCGCCCTGGTCGACCAGGCACTGGCGGACGCCCCGGTGGGCGACCCGGTGCGTCGGGCGCTCGCGGAGGTGCTGGGGGACACCCCGGCAGGCGCGACGACGTCCCAGGTCACCGTCACGACGGGGTCGCCCGTGGTCCCGGCGACCCCCGGCGGGCTGCCGGTCCCGCCGGTGATGCGCGCGGCGCCGCCCACCCCGCCCGACGGCACGTTCGGGGAGCCGGCCGCCTGGCCGCCGCCCGCCCCTGGCCTGCTCACGCGGGACGCGCTCGGGGCGGGCGCCGGCGGTGCCGTCAGTCCCGGTCCGACGACGTCATCGACGACAGGACGAAGCTGA
- a CDS encoding DUF58 domain-containing protein, producing MRAATWASAACLVVLLLGVLAGRPDAAVLGVAPLVLAARALHGRPAGPLRARLEAGDVDDDPDARGGGGGLHATLCLEGPARWAAVTTTRQGRPGTEVLVRLADERRLPVVARTVRTGPQEVATAVVQGVGPDGASVAEPTPPVTRSTVVLPATTPLLDLPLPSRLRGLTGPHESRRPGEGGGLRDVHPWAPGDRLRRIDWRVTARRSPDLRELYVRREHAQAEAVVVLVVDSRDDVGPDPRTWRGSVAPRPQDATSLDRARQAAASLARAYLAAGDRVGLDDLGVRRRPVPPGGGRRQLDRIRHSLALTAPEGEPSARLRPPRLPSGALVVVFSTFLDDESAAVAARWRTAGHRVVAVDVLPRLRASGLYDRERLALRMMTLTREDRMAELADQDVELVTWRDEPAVALRVLARRAQRRAGAGVAR from the coding sequence GTGCGCGCCGCGACGTGGGCGTCGGCCGCGTGCCTCGTCGTGCTGCTGCTGGGGGTCCTCGCGGGGCGCCCGGACGCCGCGGTGCTGGGCGTCGCGCCGCTGGTGCTGGCCGCGCGGGCGCTGCACGGACGGCCCGCCGGCCCCCTGCGGGCGCGGCTCGAGGCGGGCGACGTCGACGACGACCCCGACGCGCGCGGCGGTGGGGGCGGGCTGCACGCCACCCTGTGCCTCGAGGGCCCGGCGCGGTGGGCCGCCGTCACCACGACGCGTCAGGGCCGGCCCGGCACCGAGGTGCTGGTGCGCCTGGCGGACGAGCGCCGGCTGCCCGTGGTGGCCCGCACCGTGCGCACCGGGCCGCAGGAGGTCGCCACCGCGGTCGTGCAGGGCGTCGGGCCCGACGGGGCGTCGGTCGCCGAGCCGACCCCGCCGGTCACGCGCAGCACCGTGGTGCTCCCCGCGACGACCCCGCTGCTGGACCTGCCGCTGCCGAGCCGGCTGCGCGGGCTCACCGGCCCGCACGAGTCGCGCCGCCCCGGGGAGGGCGGCGGTCTGCGCGACGTCCACCCGTGGGCGCCCGGCGACCGGCTGCGCCGCATCGACTGGCGTGTGACCGCCCGCCGCTCGCCCGACCTGCGCGAGCTGTACGTGCGCCGCGAGCACGCGCAGGCCGAGGCCGTCGTGGTGCTGGTCGTCGACTCCCGCGACGACGTCGGCCCCGACCCGCGCACGTGGCGCGGGTCGGTCGCCCCCCGCCCGCAGGACGCGACGTCGCTGGACCGCGCACGGCAGGCCGCCGCGTCGCTGGCCCGCGCGTACCTGGCCGCAGGCGACCGTGTCGGCCTCGACGACCTGGGCGTGCGCCGCCGCCCCGTGCCCCCCGGCGGTGGGCGCCGACAGCTCGACCGCATCCGGCACTCGCTGGCGCTGACGGCACCCGAGGGGGAGCCGTCTGCACGGCTGCGGCCGCCGCGGCTGCCGTCGGGTGCCCTCGTCGTGGTGTTCTCCACCTTCCTGGACGACGAGTCGGCAGCCGTCGCGGCCCGCTGGCGGACCGCCGGGCACCGCGTGGTCGCCGTCGACGTGCTGCCGCGCCTGCGGGCGTCGGGCCTGTACGACCGCGAGCGCCTCGCGTTGCGGATGATGACGCTGACCCGCGAGGACCGGATGGCCGAGCTGGCCGACCAGGACGTCGAGCTGGTGACGTGGCGCGACGAGCCCGCGGTCGCGCTGCGGGTGCTGGCCCGCCGTGCGCAGCGGCGCGCCGGGGCGGGGGTGGCGCGGTGA